A part of Lacinutrix sp. 5H-3-7-4 genomic DNA contains:
- a CDS encoding DUF423 domain-containing protein, with the protein MSSQILIVTGALFGMLSVIFGAFGAHALKKTLSPNQLQSFETGVKYQMYHAIVLLVLGFGQGPQTRAIYWCFTLGIILFSFSIYGLVLSDAKGKKIKILGPITPIGGLLLVIGWLLLLLNSF; encoded by the coding sequence AACTGGTGCATTATTTGGTATGTTATCCGTAATTTTTGGTGCTTTTGGAGCTCATGCTTTAAAAAAAACATTATCTCCTAACCAACTACAAAGCTTTGAAACTGGTGTAAAATACCAAATGTACCATGCTATAGTATTGCTGGTTTTAGGTTTTGGCCAAGGTCCTCAAACACGTGCTATTTATTGGTGCTTTACTTTAGGAATTATACTATTCTCTTTTAGTATTTATGGTTTAGTATTAAGTGATGCTAAAGGAAAAAAGATAAAGATTTTAGGACCAATTACTCCTATTGGAGGTTTATTATTAGTAATAGGATGGTTACTATTATTACTAAATAGTTTTTAA
- a CDS encoding FAD:protein FMN transferase, protein MKRALLITLIITSFFSCKKELTNTKLSGSVFGTFYDVTYATNTSKDYSKQFDSIFNIINKSMSNYQADSDISKINRNESVTVDHHFTKVFKASKKLYIETEGILDPTIGKLVNAWDFGSEKPTTKLDSTKIDSLKQFVGFNRMGLVEQKIVKRKGAFIDFNAIAKGYAVDVIGMFLESKNIKNYMVNIGGELRTKGINIKKQSGWTVGIENPNFDGSQSYDVVFELKDKAMATSGTYRKFKTDSLGNRYAHILNPKTGYPTKTNILSVSVITDTCMMADGYATAFQAMGIDKLSYFLARHPELQVYVIFINENKEMETKAFNGFKTK, encoded by the coding sequence ATGAAAAGAGCATTACTTATAACGCTTATTATCACCTCTTTTTTCTCTTGTAAAAAAGAACTTACAAACACTAAATTATCTGGTTCTGTTTTTGGCACTTTTTACGATGTTACTTACGCTACTAATACCAGCAAAGATTATAGCAAACAGTTTGATAGCATTTTTAATATTATAAATAAGTCTATGTCTAATTATCAGGCAGATTCAGATATTTCTAAAATTAACAGAAACGAATCTGTAACTGTAGATCATCATTTTACTAAGGTCTTTAAAGCATCAAAAAAACTATATATAGAAACTGAAGGTATTTTAGATCCTACTATTGGTAAATTAGTTAATGCTTGGGATTTTGGTTCAGAAAAACCAACAACTAAGCTAGATAGTACTAAAATAGACAGCCTAAAACAATTTGTTGGTTTTAATAGAATGGGACTTGTAGAGCAGAAAATTGTAAAAAGAAAAGGTGCATTTATAGATTTTAATGCCATTGCAAAAGGCTACGCTGTAGATGTAATTGGTATGTTTTTAGAAAGTAAAAACATTAAAAACTATATGGTTAATATAGGTGGCGAACTTAGAACAAAAGGTATAAATATAAAGAAACAAAGCGGTTGGACAGTTGGAATAGAAAACCCTAATTTTGATGGTTCGCAAAGTTACGATGTAGTTTTTGAGTTAAAAGATAAAGCTATGGCAACCTCTGGAACTTATAGAAAATTTAAAACAGACTCCTTAGGGAATCGTTATGCTCATATTTTAAACCCTAAAACAGGATACCCAACTAAAACAAATATTTTAAGCGTTTCTGTAATTACAGATACTTGTATGATGGCCGATGGTTACGCAACAGCTTTTCAAGCTATGGGAATTGATAAATTAAGTTATTTTTTGGCAAGACACCCAGAATTACAAGTGTATGTGATTTTTATTAATGAAAATAAGGAAATGGAAACAAAAGCTTTTAACGGCTTTAAAACCAAATAA
- a CDS encoding DUF4846 domain-containing protein, with protein MKKYLFAIILVLVFILLGFYFKPVKQTVTYISKSIVSHADLINKDSLTIKSRVKLPNGYKRILYKKGSFQEYLQNYNLKPFGSKIINFDDSEYYWQRGHIGILDLPVPKNGLQQCADALIRIRSEYLWDANRQDEIGFNFTSGHYCSWIEYAKGYRPKVSGNKVTFSKTATANYSKSNFYKYLNLIYMYSGTLSLSQELEPITNIKELKIGDMLIIGGSPGHIVMLADEAINNKNEKLFLLIQGNTPAQSVHLVKNLEDSKISPWYNLKMNAVIPVSNYTFYNSKFVRFK; from the coding sequence ATGAAGAAATATTTATTCGCTATTATTCTAGTTCTTGTGTTTATACTATTAGGTTTTTACTTTAAACCTGTAAAGCAGACTGTAACATATATTTCAAAATCTATAGTTAGTCATGCAGATTTAATTAATAAAGATAGTTTAACTATAAAGTCTAGAGTTAAATTGCCAAACGGTTATAAACGTATTTTATATAAAAAAGGCTCTTTTCAAGAGTATCTTCAAAATTATAATTTAAAACCCTTTGGGAGTAAAATTATTAATTTTGATGATAGCGAATATTATTGGCAACGTGGACATATTGGTATTCTAGATTTACCAGTTCCTAAAAACGGTTTGCAGCAATGCGCAGATGCTTTAATAAGAATTAGAAGCGAATACCTATGGGATGCAAATAGGCAAGACGAAATAGGCTTTAATTTCACTTCAGGACATTATTGCTCTTGGATTGAATATGCTAAAGGATACAGACCAAAAGTTAGTGGTAATAAAGTAACATTTAGCAAAACAGCAACAGCTAATTACTCTAAAAGTAACTTCTATAAGTACCTAAATTTAATTTATATGTATTCGGGAACGCTATCATTATCGCAGGAATTAGAGCCTATAACTAATATTAAAGAACTAAAAATAGGAGATATGCTTATTATTGGTGGAAGTCCAGGACATATTGTTATGTTGGCAGATGAAGCTATAAATAATAAAAACGAAAAGCTTTTTTTGCTAATTCAAGGTAATACACCTGCACAAAGTGTTCATCTTGTTAAAAACCTAGAAGACTCTAAAATTTCGCCTTGGTATAATTTAAAAATGAATGCTGTTATACCAGTTTCAAATTATACGTTTTATAATTCTAAATTTGTAAGATTTAAATAA
- the nqrF gene encoding NADH:ubiquinone reductase (Na(+)-transporting) subunit F, translating into MILAAGTLGTVITTVVAFLIIALILVSLLLFVKQKLSPSGPVKIMINGEREIEVASGGTLLSTLGSNKIFLPSACGGGGTCIQCECHVLSGGGEALPTETPHFSRKELAHGARLSCQVKVKQDMEITIPEEVFGIKKWEATVVRNYNVASFIKEFVVEIPEDMGYKAGGYIQIEIPECTVKFEDMDITAHPEEHETPDKFQAEWDKFKLWPLVMKNTETVERAYSMASYPAEGREIMLNVRIATPPFDRAKGGWMDVNPGVASSYIFNQKPGDKVTISGPYGEFFINESDAEMLYVGGGAGMAPMRSHLYHLFKTLKTGRKVTYWYGGRSKRELFYLDHFYQLEKDFPNFKFYLALSEPLPEDNWKVKENIDAPGDGFVGFVHNCVIDNYLNHHETPEDIELYFCGPPLMNQAVQKMGEDFGIPDENIRFDDFGG; encoded by the coding sequence ATGATTTTAGCAGCAGGAACATTAGGAACAGTAATTACAACGGTAGTAGCGTTTTTAATTATCGCATTAATACTAGTAAGTTTATTACTATTCGTTAAACAAAAATTGTCACCATCTGGTCCAGTAAAGATTATGATTAATGGTGAAAGAGAAATAGAAGTCGCTTCTGGAGGTACATTATTATCTACATTAGGAAGTAATAAAATATTTTTACCATCTGCTTGTGGTGGTGGTGGAACTTGTATACAATGTGAGTGTCACGTATTATCTGGTGGAGGAGAAGCTTTACCAACAGAAACACCTCACTTTTCTAGAAAAGAATTAGCACATGGAGCTCGTTTATCTTGCCAAGTTAAAGTAAAGCAAGACATGGAAATTACAATTCCAGAAGAAGTATTTGGAATTAAAAAATGGGAAGCAACCGTTGTACGTAATTATAATGTTGCCTCTTTTATTAAAGAATTTGTAGTTGAAATCCCAGAAGATATGGGATATAAAGCTGGTGGATATATTCAAATTGAAATTCCAGAGTGTACTGTAAAGTTCGAAGATATGGACATTACTGCACACCCAGAAGAGCATGAAACACCAGATAAATTTCAAGCTGAATGGGATAAGTTTAAATTATGGCCATTAGTAATGAAAAACACAGAAACTGTAGAAAGAGCTTATTCAATGGCTTCTTATCCTGCAGAAGGTCGTGAGATTATGTTAAATGTACGTATTGCAACACCACCTTTTGATCGTGCTAAAGGCGGTTGGATGGATGTAAATCCAGGTGTAGCTTCATCTTACATATTTAACCAAAAACCAGGAGATAAAGTAACTATTTCTGGTCCTTACGGTGAATTCTTTATCAACGAAAGTGATGCAGAAATGCTTTATGTTGGTGGTGGAGCAGGTATGGCGCCAATGCGTTCTCACTTATACCACTTATTCAAAACTTTAAAAACAGGAAGAAAAGTTACTTATTGGTACGGTGGTCGTTCTAAACGAGAATTATTCTATTTAGATCACTTCTATCAATTAGAAAAAGATTTCCCTAACTTCAAGTTTTATTTAGCATTATCTGAACCTTTACCAGAAGATAACTGGAAAGTAAAAGAAAATATTGATGCACCTGGAGATGGTTTTGTAGGTTTCGTTCACAATTGTGTTATTGATAACTACTTAAATCACCATGAAACACCAGAGGATATAGAATTATATTTCTGTGGTCCACCATTAATGAACCAAGCAGTTCAAAAAATGGGAGAAGACTTTGGTATTCCAGATGAGAATATTAGATTTGATGACTTTGGAGGTTAA
- the nqrE gene encoding NADH:ubiquinone reductase (Na(+)-transporting) subunit E — MIEHIELFFKSIFIDNMVFAVFLGMCSYLAVSKKVATAVGLGAAVIFVLAITVPLNWLLDQYLLQPGALKWLGAEFADYDLSFLSFIMFIATIATMVQLVEIVVEKFSPSLYNSLGIFLPLIAVNCAILGGSLFMQSREIETFGLAVNYGVSSGIGWFLAILAIAAIREKIRYSNVPAPLRGLGITFIITGLMGIGFLSFGGMLTGGDEEGEPTTEEPTAKVEQVKTEDAKKLAENTKIVE; from the coding sequence ATGATAGAGCACATCGAATTATTTTTCAAGTCAATTTTTATTGACAATATGGTGTTTGCGGTTTTCTTAGGTATGTGTTCATACTTAGCCGTATCTAAAAAAGTAGCTACAGCAGTTGGACTTGGTGCAGCAGTAATATTTGTATTAGCTATAACAGTACCATTAAACTGGTTATTAGATCAATACTTATTACAACCTGGAGCATTAAAATGGTTAGGCGCAGAATTTGCAGATTACGATTTAAGTTTCCTTTCATTTATTATGTTTATTGCTACCATTGCAACAATGGTTCAGTTAGTAGAAATAGTAGTAGAGAAATTTTCACCATCATTATATAACTCACTTGGTATTTTCTTACCTCTAATTGCAGTAAACTGTGCCATTTTAGGTGGTTCTTTATTTATGCAATCTCGTGAAATAGAAACATTTGGATTAGCAGTAAACTATGGTGTATCTTCTGGTATAGGATGGTTTTTAGCAATATTAGCTATTGCTGCCATTCGTGAGAAAATTAGATATTCTAACGTTCCAGCACCTTTAAGAGGGTTAGGAATAACTTTTATCATTACAGGTTTAATGGGAATAGGATTTTTAAGTTTTGGAGGAATGTTAACTGGTGGTGATGAAGAAGGAGAACCTACAACAGAAGAGCCAACAGCAAAAGTTGAGCAAGTAAAAACTGAAGACGCTAAGAAATTAGCTGAAAACACTAAAATAGTTGAGTAA
- a CDS encoding NADH:ubiquinone reductase (Na(+)-transporting) subunit D codes for MGLLSKKDAKLITDPLADNNPITIQVLGICSALAITAELKASLVMGIAVLFVLGVGNVVISLMRNIIPSKIRIIVQLIVVAALVIIVDQVLKAFAFELSKTLSVFIGLIITNCIIMGRFEAFALGNGPWKSFLDGIGNALGYAVILIIVGFFRELLGSGTLFGIPVLGDPIEKTGVYSIGYENNGFMLMPPMALIIVGLIIWVQRSRNKDLIED; via the coding sequence ATGGGACTACTTTCAAAAAAAGACGCAAAGTTAATCACAGATCCGTTAGCAGATAATAACCCAATTACTATTCAAGTATTAGGTATTTGTTCTGCATTAGCAATTACTGCAGAGCTAAAAGCTTCTTTAGTAATGGGAATCGCTGTGTTATTTGTATTAGGTGTTGGTAACGTAGTAATTTCTTTAATGCGTAATATTATACCATCAAAAATTAGAATTATTGTACAACTTATTGTTGTAGCAGCTTTAGTAATTATTGTTGACCAAGTATTAAAAGCTTTTGCTTTTGAGTTAAGTAAAACACTTTCTGTATTTATTGGTTTAATAATTACCAACTGTATTATTATGGGACGTTTTGAAGCATTTGCTTTAGGTAACGGTCCTTGGAAATCATTTTTAGATGGTATTGGTAATGCTTTAGGTTATGCCGTAATTTTAATTATTGTAGGATTCTTTAGAGAACTTTTAGGTTCAGGAACTTTATTTGGTATTCCGGTATTAGGAGACCCAATCGAAAAAACTGGAGTATATTCTATAGGTTATGAAAACAATGGATTTATGTTAATGCCTCCAATGGCATTAATAATTGTAGGATTGATTATCTGGGTACAACGAAGTAGAAACAAAGACTTAATCGAGGATTAA
- a CDS encoding Na(+)-translocating NADH-quinone reductase subunit C, translated as MAVNTEKNSYTIIFAIAMVVVVGSLLAFTAASLKPNIDENKRMEKQQNILYAMGINGNEGDGDITFVSTDKVAQEFTAKVSEQIVLEVKDGKILNEITGEDFKNSTDADKGIEPYLIDVKKQQTRVKEGKSRYLPLFIGENNGKKLYVAPIRGKGLWDAIWGYVALDKDMVVQGTFFDHAGETPGLGANIKQRYFMDDFYGEKLLTDAGVFKGITVAKGNNDPKNEIKDDYEVDALAGATITGDGVSAMIKKDLKLYLPYFMNLKNNNE; from the coding sequence ATGGCAGTTAACACAGAAAAAAATTCGTACACTATCATATTTGCAATAGCAATGGTAGTTGTAGTAGGTTCTTTATTAGCTTTTACAGCAGCGTCTTTAAAACCTAATATTGATGAAAATAAAAGAATGGAAAAGCAGCAGAATATACTGTATGCTATGGGAATAAATGGAAATGAAGGTGATGGTGATATCACATTTGTTTCTACAGATAAGGTCGCTCAAGAATTTACAGCTAAAGTATCAGAGCAAATAGTTTTAGAAGTTAAAGATGGTAAAATTTTAAACGAAATTACTGGTGAAGACTTCAAAAATTCAACAGATGCAGATAAAGGTATTGAGCCTTACTTAATAGATGTTAAAAAACAACAAACCAGAGTAAAAGAAGGTAAATCTAGATACTTACCTTTATTTATTGGAGAAAACAACGGAAAAAAATTATACGTTGCACCTATTAGAGGAAAAGGACTTTGGGATGCTATTTGGGGCTATGTAGCACTAGATAAAGATATGGTTGTGCAAGGTACATTTTTTGACCACGCAGGAGAAACTCCAGGATTAGGAGCGAACATTAAGCAACGTTACTTTATGGACGATTTTTATGGAGAAAAATTACTTACAGATGCAGGAGTATTTAAAGGTATTACTGTAGCAAAAGGTAATAACGACCCTAAAAATGAAATTAAAGACGATTACGAAGTTGATGCCTTAGCAGGAGCAACTATTACAGGAGATGGCGTATCTGCAATGATAAAGAAAGATTTAAAATTGTATTTGCCATACTTTATGAACTTAAAAAACAATAACGAGTAA
- a CDS encoding NADH:ubiquinone reductase (Na(+)-transporting) subunit B: protein MGLKSNLHNLKEKYKGTKMAPAFNAIHTFLYLPNETTHNGTHIKAADDLKRTMNIVIMALVPCLIFGIFNAGYQHYAAIDAAAGITREASLFGNFLTWDNFVIGAWTVLPLVIVSYGVGLIVEFIFAVIKGHEVEEGYLVTGMLVPLIVPVDIPLWMLSVAVIFGVVIGKEVFGGTGMNILNPALTIRAFLFFAYPTWMSGDKVWVHKATELAGTPDAISGETLLGAYAQGTTLPNIDIMDMFFGFIPGSIGETSKLLIIIGALFLIFTKVGSWRIIVSTLIGALTMGLIFNGVVSAEWIGESSKFYGLMNVPFWQHLIIGSILFGAVYMATDPVTASQTNKGKWIYGFLIGFISIMIRVFNPAYPEGVFLAILLMNVFAPTIDHYVIQGNVKRRMKRLKVKTA from the coding sequence ATGGGTTTAAAAAGTAATTTACACAACTTAAAAGAAAAGTATAAAGGCACTAAAATGGCGCCTGCGTTTAACGCAATTCATACTTTTTTGTATTTGCCAAATGAGACAACACATAATGGAACTCATATTAAGGCAGCCGATGATTTAAAACGTACTATGAACATAGTAATCATGGCATTAGTACCATGTTTAATCTTTGGTATATTTAACGCTGGTTACCAACATTATGCTGCTATAGATGCTGCTGCTGGAATTACTAGAGAAGCTTCTTTATTTGGAAATTTCCTTACATGGGATAATTTTGTAATAGGAGCCTGGACGGTTTTACCTTTAGTAATAGTTTCTTACGGTGTAGGTTTAATTGTAGAATTTATTTTTGCAGTTATAAAAGGTCACGAAGTAGAAGAAGGTTATCTTGTAACAGGAATGTTAGTGCCATTAATTGTACCTGTAGATATCCCGTTATGGATGTTATCAGTAGCAGTTATTTTTGGTGTAGTTATAGGAAAAGAAGTGTTTGGAGGAACAGGAATGAATATTCTTAATCCTGCATTAACCATTCGTGCATTTTTATTCTTTGCATATCCAACTTGGATGTCTGGAGATAAAGTATGGGTTCACAAAGCAACAGAATTAGCAGGAACTCCAGATGCGATTTCAGGAGAAACATTATTAGGAGCTTATGCGCAAGGCACAACACTACCTAATATAGATATCATGGATATGTTTTTTGGTTTTATACCAGGATCAATAGGTGAAACTTCAAAACTATTAATAATTATTGGAGCTTTATTTTTAATCTTCACAAAAGTAGGAAGCTGGAGAATTATAGTGTCAACATTAATAGGTGCATTAACTATGGGCTTAATATTTAATGGTGTTGTATCAGCAGAGTGGATTGGAGAATCAAGTAAATTCTATGGTTTAATGAATGTACCATTTTGGCAACATTTAATAATTGGTAGTATTTTATTTGGTGCAGTATACATGGCAACAGATCCAGTTACAGCTTCACAAACAAATAAAGGAAAATGGATTTACGGCTTTTTAATTGGGTTTATTTCAATCATGATTAGAGTATTTAATCCAGCGTATCCAGAAGGAGTGTTTTTAGCGATTTTATTAATGAACGTCTTCGCACCAACTATTGATCATTACGTGATTCAAGGAAACGTAAAACGTAGAATGAAACGTTTAAAAGTTAAAACAGCATAA
- a CDS encoding Na(+)-translocating NADH-quinone reductase subunit A, whose protein sequence is MSKDIKIKKGLDIKLKGAAEKATENAIVSNFYTVRPEDFHSVIPKLSVKVGAKVKAGQALFFDKSNEDVKFASPVSGEVIEIARGEKRKILSIKIQADKEQSFEDFGALNVDSAKAEDIKAKLLASGCWAFVKQRPYDVVANPGVAPKAIFISGYASAPLAADLDYTLAGKEAELQAAVTALAKLTEGNVHIGVGKSGNSPLAGLSGVTVHKVSGPHPAGNVGTLINKVSPINKGETVWTVAAQDLVIIGELLLTGKFNAERIVALAGSSVKKPRYFKTKIGSEIATMVYDNGVDKDGNDRIISGNVLTGKKIKPDGNLDYYSNVISVIPEGDDYEFFGWNKPIFNKVSTSRALTFSWLTPKKEFALNTNTNGEHRAFVTTGTYEEVFPLDIYPLQILKACMYQDLDEMEALGMYEVAPEDFALTEFVCVSKQPHQDIIRKGLDLMLKEIG, encoded by the coding sequence ATGTCAAAAGACATTAAGATTAAAAAAGGTCTTGATATAAAACTTAAAGGAGCTGCAGAAAAAGCGACAGAAAACGCTATAGTAAGCAACTTTTATACAGTTAGACCAGAAGATTTTCACAGTGTAATTCCAAAATTATCTGTTAAAGTTGGAGCAAAAGTTAAAGCCGGACAAGCTTTATTTTTTGATAAATCCAATGAAGACGTAAAATTTGCTTCGCCAGTTTCTGGGGAGGTTATCGAGATAGCACGTGGAGAAAAACGTAAAATTCTTTCAATAAAAATTCAAGCAGACAAAGAACAATCTTTTGAAGATTTTGGAGCTTTAAACGTAGATTCTGCAAAAGCAGAAGATATTAAAGCAAAATTATTAGCTTCAGGATGTTGGGCTTTTGTAAAGCAGCGTCCTTATGATGTTGTTGCAAATCCAGGTGTTGCTCCAAAAGCAATTTTTATTTCTGGTTATGCAAGTGCGCCATTAGCTGCAGATTTGGATTATACTTTAGCAGGAAAAGAAGCAGAATTGCAGGCAGCAGTTACAGCTTTAGCTAAATTAACGGAAGGTAATGTACACATTGGTGTAGGAAAAAGCGGTAATTCGCCATTAGCAGGATTGTCTGGAGTTACTGTACACAAAGTGTCTGGTCCTCATCCAGCAGGAAATGTTGGAACGTTAATAAATAAAGTTAGCCCAATAAATAAGGGAGAAACAGTTTGGACTGTTGCTGCTCAAGATTTAGTTATTATTGGGGAGTTATTATTAACAGGTAAATTTAACGCAGAACGTATTGTTGCATTAGCAGGATCATCGGTTAAAAAACCACGTTATTTTAAAACTAAAATAGGAAGCGAAATCGCAACTATGGTTTATGATAATGGTGTTGATAAAGACGGAAACGATAGAATTATTTCAGGAAACGTTTTAACCGGAAAAAAAATAAAACCAGATGGTAATTTAGACTATTACAGTAATGTAATATCTGTAATCCCAGAAGGAGATGATTATGAATTTTTTGGATGGAACAAACCAATTTTTAATAAAGTATCTACCTCTAGAGCATTAACTTTTTCATGGTTAACACCTAAAAAAGAATTTGCTTTAAATACAAATACAAACGGTGAGCATCGTGCATTTGTAACTACAGGAACTTATGAAGAAGTTTTTCCTTTAGATATATACCCATTGCAAATATTAAAAGCATGTATGTATCAAGATTTAGATGAAATGGAAGCTTTAGGTATGTACGAAGTTGCACCAGAAGATTTCGCCTTAACAGAATTTGTTTGTGTGTCTAAGCAACCACATCAAGATATAATTAGAAAAGGTTTAGACTTAATGCTTAAAGAAATAGGATAA
- a CDS encoding DUF5103 domain-containing protein: MALKTNISLIILFITTVTFSQVQEISPTQEIKSITFKGDTPESQLPILKLGEYLILEFDVLNGNEDDYYYEIKHYNFDWTPSVLMQAEYLKGFNEQRIREWDNSFNTYQIYSHYTLTIPNEQTRGLTKSGNYLITVYNENDEIEFTRKFMIYEELADVGVSIKRSRDVSEIENKQSVDFVINTNKINFNNPKENIKTVVIQNNNLNTAITNLKPQYILGNELQYRYTKASSFYAGNEYFYFENKDLRGANTGVQFIRLNELYNSYLYFNVPRKNQPYTYNPDINGNFLITALDTDTPETHADYAKVHFGLKTNELLNGDTVHVFGNFNNYAVNKSTQMTYETESQTYQLPIILKQGFYSYKFVIKKPDGTIDENAFSGNFYQTENDYKVLVYYRDLGARYDRLIGVGQGNSVNITN, from the coding sequence ATGGCACTTAAAACTAATATTTCTCTAATAATTTTATTTATTACTACTGTGACTTTCTCTCAAGTCCAAGAAATAAGTCCTACCCAAGAGATAAAAAGCATAACTTTTAAAGGCGATACACCAGAAAGCCAATTACCAATATTAAAACTTGGAGAATATCTAATATTAGAGTTTGATGTTTTAAATGGTAATGAAGATGATTATTATTACGAAATTAAACATTATAATTTTGATTGGACACCTTCTGTTTTAATGCAAGCTGAATACCTTAAAGGATTTAATGAACAGCGTATTAGAGAATGGGACAACTCGTTTAACACCTATCAGATTTACTCACACTACACATTAACAATACCAAATGAACAAACAAGAGGCTTAACAAAATCCGGAAACTACCTTATTACTGTTTACAACGAAAATGATGAAATTGAATTTACAAGAAAGTTTATGATTTATGAAGAACTTGCAGATGTTGGCGTATCTATAAAACGTTCTCGTGATGTTTCAGAAATTGAAAACAAACAATCGGTAGATTTTGTAATTAATACCAATAAAATCAACTTTAACAACCCTAAAGAAAATATTAAAACTGTAGTAATTCAAAACAACAATCTAAATACTGCAATTACTAATTTAAAACCGCAATATATTTTAGGAAACGAGCTGCAATACCGTTACACGAAAGCCTCAAGTTTTTATGCTGGAAATGAGTATTTCTATTTTGAAAACAAAGACTTAAGAGGCGCCAATACAGGCGTTCAATTTATTAGACTAAATGAACTTTACAATAGTTACCTCTATTTTAATGTACCACGTAAAAACCAGCCATATACTTATAATCCAGACATTAATGGAAACTTTTTAATTACTGCTTTAGATACAGATACTCCAGAAACTCATGCCGATTATGCAAAGGTTCATTTTGGACTTAAAACAAATGAATTGCTAAACGGAGACACAGTGCATGTTTTTGGGAATTTTAATAATTATGCGGTAAATAAAAGCACACAAATGACTTATGAAACAGAATCTCAAACTTACCAATTACCAATTATACTAAAACAAGGATTTTATAGTTATAAATTTGTAATTAAAAAACCAGATGGTACAATTGATGAAAATGCTTTTTCTGGAAACTTTTATCAAACTGAAAACGATTACAAAGTTTTAGTCTATTATAGAGACCTTGGCGCTCGATATGATAGATTAATTGGAGTTGGACAAGGCAACTCTGTAAACATTACAAATTAA
- the apaG gene encoding Co2+/Mg2+ efflux protein ApaG: protein MVQQVTRGIKISVETNFEGTFYKNYKIHYAFGYKVTIENQSKDSVQLNARHWTILDALNNIETVSGEGVIGKKPVLKPGESHTYNSGCLLTSPFGAMQGHYSMINFTTTKKFDVAIPTFKLSAPFAIN from the coding sequence ATGGTACAACAAGTTACAAGAGGCATAAAAATTTCAGTAGAAACTAATTTTGAAGGCACTTTTTATAAAAATTATAAAATACATTATGCCTTTGGATATAAAGTTACAATTGAAAACCAGAGTAAAGACTCTGTACAACTTAATGCCAGACATTGGACTATACTTGATGCTTTAAACAATATCGAAACTGTAAGTGGCGAAGGTGTTATTGGTAAAAAACCAGTTTTAAAACCAGGTGAATCTCACACTTACAATTCTGGCTGTTTACTTACATCTCCTTTTGGTGCTATGCAAGGCCATTACAGCATGATAAACTTTACAACAACTAAAAAGTTTGATGTTGCTATACCAACTTTTAAATTAAGCGCTCCTTTTGCTATTAATTAA